AAATTTAGATAGAAATGTTACAACCAAAGAAAACTAAGTACAGAAAAGTCCAAAAAGCTAAAATGAAAGGCAATTCCATGAGAGGAAACCAACTTGCATTTGGCTCATTTGGTATTAAGACTTTGGAAGAGTGTTGGCTTACAGGAAGACAGATCGAAGCAGCTCGTCAGGCCGTTACCAGAAAGATGAAGCGTGAAGGTCAAATATGGATTAGAGTATTTCCTGATAAACCGATTACTAAGAAACCCGCTGAGGTACGTATGGGTAAAGGTAAAGGTGCTCCCGAAATGTTTGTTGCACCGATTACCCCCGGTAGAATTTTATTCGAAGCCGAAGGTGTACCGTTGGCATTAGCAAAAGAAGCTTTGCGATTGGCTGCGCAAAAACTTCCCGTAAAAACTAAATTTGTAGTTAGAAGAGATTACGTTGAAGATTCAATTTAAAAGACCATGAAACAGCAAGAAATTATAGAATTAAGCACTAATGAACTTATTGAGAAGTTAGACGAGTGGCAAAACCAACTTACAAAACTGAAAATTAACCATTCTATTTCTCCACTTGATAATCCGAGTAAAATTAAAGTTCATAGAAGAACCATTGCTCGCATGAAAACAGAATTAAGACGTAGAGAAATTAGTGCAACAAAATCTGT
The Bacteroidales bacterium DNA segment above includes these coding regions:
- the rpmC gene encoding 50S ribosomal protein L29; translated protein: MKQQEIIELSTNELIEKLDEWQNQLTKLKINHSISPLDNPSKIKVHRRTIARMKTELRRREISATKSVE
- the rplP gene encoding 50S ribosomal protein L16, encoding MLQPKKTKYRKVQKAKMKGNSMRGNQLAFGSFGIKTLEECWLTGRQIEAARQAVTRKMKREGQIWIRVFPDKPITKKPAEVRMGKGKGAPEMFVAPITPGRILFEAEGVPLALAKEALRLAAQKLPVKTKFVVRRDYVEDSI